ATCCTGGTCTCCAGCTTGCACAAGGTGGAAGAAATGGGTTTGCCCTATGTCTTTACCGACCGCCACGCATACACCGTGACCGCGAACTACTACAATGACCTCCAACACCTGAACGCCATCGACTGGCCAATCCTGCAACAGCGGAACTTTCAACGTGATCCAAACGACCCGGAAAAGGTTGAACGCTACCAAGCCGAGGCACTGATCCATGCGCATGTGCCCATTCAGGCCTTGCGGGGGGCGGTATGCTACACCGCAGAGGTACAGAGTGAATTACTAGAACACGCGGCCGGACTGGGTGTCGAACTGGACGTACACCACATGCCGCAGTGGTATTTTTGAGGAGAATGCCATGATCACCTACACAACGGGTAACCTCCTTGATGCCGACGTAGAGGCACTGGTGAACACCGTGAACACGGTTGGGGTGATGGGCAAGGGCATTGCGCTGATGTTCAAGGAACGCTTTCCCGCTAACACAGCCGCCTATGTCCAGGCTTGCAAGGCGGGAGAGGTGCAGACCGGTAGGGTGTTTGTGACCGAGACAGGCGAACTGATGGGGCCGCGCTGGATTGTCAACTTCCCCACTAAGCGGCACTGGCGTTCCAAATCCCGAATGGAATGGATCATTGAGGGCCTTGCCGATCTGCGTCGGTTCGTTGAGCAGCAT
This window of the Thiohalospira halophila DSM 15071 genome carries:
- the darT gene encoding type II toxin-antitoxin system toxin DNA ADP-ribosyl transferase DarT; protein product: MRYKNLNPSKALIWRITHRQNLPWILANGLHAGNGGARSPNWVTIGNQELIDRRAHREVPLPPGGVLNDYVPFYFTPFSPMLYNIYTGRGGVATVANEDIVILVSSLHKVEEMGLPYVFTDRHAYTVTANYYNDLQHLNAIDWPILQQRNFQRDPNDPEKVERYQAEALIHAHVPIQALRGAVCYTAEVQSELLEHAAGLGVELDVHHMPQWYF